A window of Kribbella voronezhensis genomic DNA:
CGACGCTCCCCATCCTCGGCAACAGCTGAGTTCTCCTCGGTCGTCGCACTGTGGGGTTATCCGTTGACACGGTGCTGCCTGATCCCGCACGTTGTTGCGAAAGCGGTTACCGCACCGACCGGATGAGGTGGGACAGATGGCCAGCACCGAGCAGACCTATCACCCGGACGGACGGGTCGAGCTGACCGATCCGGAGGCGATCGCAGCCAGTCCGTACGGCAACGCCGAGCTGGCCCCGACGCGGCTGCCGGAGCGGCGCTGGACGACGTACAACTATGCGGCGCTGTGGATGGGGATGGCGCACAACATCCCCAGCTACCTGCTCGCCGCCGGGCTGGTCGCGCTCGGGATGAACTGGTTGCAGGCGTTCCTCACGATCACGCTGGGGAACCTGATCGTGTTGATCCCGCTGCTGCTGAACAGCCACGCGGGGACGAAGTACGGGATCCCGTTCCCGGTCTTCGCGCGCGCCTTCTACGGGGTGCGCGGCGCGAACTTCCCGGCGCTGCTGCGCGCGTTCATCGCGTGCGGCTGGTTCGGCATCCAGACCTGGATCGGCGGCCAGGCGATCTTCGTGATCGTCGGCGAACTCGCCGGCTCCTCGTGGACCGGCGCCGGCGCGATCGGTGGTCATCCGTGGACGATGTGGCTGAGCTTCGCGTTCTTCTGGGCGCTGCAGATGGTGCTGATCTGGCGCGGGATCGAAGGGCTGCGCCGGTTCGAGAACTGGGCCGCCCCGCTGGTCACCGTGGCGTTCCTGGCCTTGATGATCGCGATCCTGGTCAAGGCCGGCGGCTTCGGCCCGATCCTGTCGCAGCCGTCGAAACTCGGCTGGGACGCCGACTTCTGGAAGATCTTCGCGCCGTCGCTGATGGGCATGATCGCGTTCTGGGCGACGCTGTCGCTGAACATGCCCGACTTCACCCGGTTCGGTAAAGGCCAGCGTGCCCAGGTGGTCGGGCAGATCATCGGCCTGCCGACCACGATGTCGTTCATCGCGCTGGTCTCGATCATCACCACCTCGGGCACGGTGATCGTCTACGGCTCGGCGATCTGGGACCCGGTCGAACTCACCCGCCGCTTCGAGAACCCGGTCGTGGTCACCATCGGGCTGATCATGGCGATCCTGGCCACCATGTCCTGCAACGTGGCGGCGAACGTCGTCAGCCCGTCGTACGACTTCGCCAACGCCGTACCGAAGCTGCTGAACTTCCGTACCGCGGGGTTGACCACGGGCGTGATCGGCATCCTGATCCAGCCCTGGCGACTGATCTCCGACCCGTCGATCTACATCTTCGTCTGGCTCTCCTTCTACGGCGGCCTGCTCGCCTCGGTCGCCGGCGTCCTGATCGCCGGCTACTGGTTCATCGACCGCACCAACCTGTACCTGGCCGACCTCTACCTCCCCCGCGGCCGCTACTGGTACGCCGCCGGCTGGAACTGGCGAGCCGTCGTCGCCACCCTGATCGGCTCCGTCCTGGCAGTAGGAGGCGCCTACTCCAACCCCGGCGCCGGCCCCTTCCCAGCCGACGGCCTGATCCCCTTCCTCAAACCCCTCTACGACTACTCCTGGGTCGTAGGCCTCCTCGCCGGCTTCATCGCCTACGTGGCCCTCACCATCACCTCCCCCCACCGAGCCCCCACCGCCGCCCACGCGGCAACCCCTTGACCCCTCGTACGACGCCCGCTTCGCGGTACCTGTCACGCTGCTCGTCAGCGACTCGCGGTTCGCTTGACGCGGCTTGACCCGGCAGGTGGTGTCTGGTCTTGTGTCGCGGACAACAGCTACCGAAGGACGCCAGCCATGCTCGATGTGCCAGAACTGCCGTTTTCGATCACGCCCTCGCCCGCGGGTGTGTGGCGGCGGGACGAACCGGACGGGCCGGTGCTCGCCGATGCGCCGGCTCACACGGACTTCTACATCAACCCCGCCGGTCCGGACTCGACCGATGCGGAGTCGATTCTCAACGCGGCGACCCTGCTCGGCACACCGCCGGCCGGGGACTTCCAGTTCAGCGCTCGAGTCGGCGTCGACTTCCAGGCGCAGTACGACGCCGGCGTGCTGTTCATCTGGCTGGACCAGGAGCACTGGGCGAAATTCTGCTTCGAGTACTCGCCTGCGGGCGAGCCCATGGTGGTCTCCGTAGTCACCCGAGAGCACTCCGATGACGCCAACGCGTTCACGGTCCCCGAGCGATCGGTTCGGCTTCGCGTCTCGCGCATCGACGGCATCTACGCGTTCCACGCGTCCACCGACGCCACGACCTGGCAGCTGATCCGCGTCTTCAGGCTCGACGGCTCGGTATCCGATCACCAGATCGGCTTCGAGGCCCAGTCGCCCACCGGTGACGGCTGCACCGTGAGCTTCGACGAGATCCGATTCACCGGCCATCGACTGGCAGACCTCCGCGACGGCTCCTGAGCGGAGGGCGTGTGGTTGACCTGGAAGGAGGGTGGGTCGGCATACGGTTGGGGGATGGCTGATCGGTATGGGAATGACGTGCTGGCCGGGGACTGGCGGAAGCCGAAGAATGGGCGGACGGTTGAGGTCGAGGTCGCCAAGGGGATGGTGGTCGAGGAGCCTTCGTCGGGGTTCGTGGGAGCCGTCGTGCGCTGGGAGCACGGGGTGGTCGATCTCGAGGACCGGCATGGGCGGATCAAGACCTACCCGATGGGACCTGGCTTCTGGGTCGACGGCAAGCCGGTCAGCCTGCAACCACCGAAGCGCCCCGGACCGGCGAAGAAGACCCGTACGGCGTCCGGCTCGGTGGCCGTCAGCAATGTCAGGGCGAAGGTCGCCAGAGCCAGCCGGATCTATGTCGAGGGGCGCCACGACGCCGAGTTGGTGGAGCGCGTCTGGGGTGACGACCTGCGGATCGAGGGCGTCGTCATCGAGTACATGGAAGGGATCGACGACCTCCCGGCGATCGTGAACCGGTTCCAGCCCGGCCCCGGCCGGCGCCTCGGCGTCCTGGTCGATCACCTGGTCGACGGGTCCAAGGAGTCGAAGCTCGCCGCGCAGGTGACGAACCGGCACGTGCTGGTCGTCGGCCACCCGTTCATCGACATCTGGGAAGCGGTCAAGCCGTCCTCGCTCGGCATCGCCGCCTGGCCGAAGATCCCGCACGGCACCGATTGGAAGCACGGCGTCCTGGAGACGTTCGGCTGGCCCGCGACCGACCAGGCCGACGTGGCGGCGGCCTGGAAGCACATCTTGTCGAAGGTGAAGAGCTACGCCGACCTCGAGCCCGACCTGCTCGGCCGGGTCGAGGAACTCATCGACTTCGTGACTCAGGACTGATCGGCGGCATCCGCTTCTCGATCCATTGCCGGACCCGCTTGCGTTGCCGCCGGATGTACCACGAGCCGGCGGCCACCAACGCACCAGCGGCCAGCACTACTCCGGCCAGTAGCGCCGCGATGATCCGGATCGCAGCCACGTCGACCACCCCTGCGACGACGAGCAGCAGCACGACGGCTCCCAGCAAGGCGGCCGGCAACCACTGCTGGAAGATCAGCGGCCGCCGCGCGGGCGTCAGATCCGCGCTCTTCACCAACCGCTGCCAGGCGCTCTGCCGAGCCGGCTCGGCGAACCAGCGCGCGCACAGCAGCAACCAGGAGCCGGGCTGATGCTTGCGTCCGGCAACAGCCTTCACCCAGCTGCCGAACTGCGGGTTGAGCCCGCCCGACACCGCGACCATCCGGTCGGCAAGCCCTTTGGTGGTGGCGATCCCTTCCCGGGTGGTGTTGAGCTCGTTCCGCATCGTGGTCAGCGCGCCGAGCCCTGCGTTGACCGGGAAGTCCTTGGCCAGTCGCTGGATCCGCTCGGACACCTTGTCGATCTTCCAGTCCTCGGCCTCGAGCACCTGCCGCTGCGTCTCGCGGATCCAGTCCGGGTCCGCGCCGAGCATCGCGCCGAGATGCGCGACGCAGTGCAGCCGTCCCATCAGCCAGTCCCAGCGCCGCCAGTCGGCCGCTCCGAAAGCACCGAAGTGCCCGACCTGCGTGCCGTACAGGATCCTGTCCTTCAGGTCGTTCGCGATCGATCCCTCCGGCAACTCGTCCAGCAACGTCAGCGGGATGTCCGGCCCGAGTCGCAGGAACTGGAACGGCGCGCTGCGTTGCTGCGGAGTCCGCGCCGAAGTACACCGCGACACGATCTCCACCTCGAGCGCGGTCTCCACGACCTCCGTCCCGACGACCTGGATCAGCGCGGCGAACTCGTCGCCGAGCGCGCGCTGCACCTGCAGCAGCTCGAAGATGTCGGTCAGCCCGACCGCGACCGCCTCCGCTCCCCCGGCGGGCTGCAGATCGAGATCCGCCTTCGCCAGCTCGGCCGACAACTTGTCCCGCACGGCCAGCACGCGCTGCAAGCTGTCACTGGTCGCCCTCAACCGGCGCTCGAGATCCGGCCGGTCCACCTTGGCCGCGGAGTCGATCTGGAGCCGCAGCGACCGCAGTACGAGTCGTACTACGCGCTCCGCGGCGCCTGTTCCCCAGTCCCAGCAGGGGTTCCCGGCCTCGAGGCGCAACGGCGCCGTCGACCCGTCCGGTCCCGGCACCCAGGGGTGCTTGGTGGCGAGGATGTCGTCGATCTGCGCCTCCGACAACGCGGTCGCCGCGTCGAGCACGGTCGACTGGTCATGAGTCGCGATCGTCACCGCCTCCCAGACACCACCGGCGGCACGGCCACGCGAGTACGCCGGCAGCAGCAGCCGCGCCGCCTCCTGCAACCGGGCCCGCTCAGTTGGTTGCCCGACGCAACGATCAAAGAGCCGCTGCGAATCGGACCAGGACGCGTCCGCCTCCAGCAACAGCCGCTCGAGCTCTTCCACGTCCGACCGGAAGTCCACTTCCCGCGGGAACTGCACCGCCGACAGCGCCGCCACCGACCACTTGGGCTGGTTCGCATCCACGACCCGCGTCTCGGCGGATCCGACGCCCGCCGACGGTACGACGTACAGCACGTACCGCGTCGCGCGCCCGGACACCGGTCGACGGGCAACCACATCCAGCACCGGGGCGAACGGCGCGTTGTCGAGAACGCCACCGTCGACCAGCCACGCGCCGGACTCCTGGTACGGACCCGGCTGCAGCCGAGGCGGCGCGGCGCCCATCTTCGGCGTCTCCAGCACCGGCCCGAAAGCCGCCGGGAAGGACGCCGACGCACGAGCGGCCCGGGCCAGCAACTTGGTGTCCTTGAGCCCGTTGTTCTCCTTGACCGAGAACGAGCGGTTCGTCCCGTCGTACGTCGCGGCCCGCTCGCTGGTGAAGCGATACAGGTACCGATGATCCGGTACGACGAATCGCTGGCCGGCCGCGTCCTTCGCCTCGAACTGCTGGATCCCCAGCCCCGAAGCGGTCACGAACAAGGTCACCGGCTCGGCGGCCGAGGCCTTGCCCGCGTCGGCGACACCTTCGAGCAGCCGGTTCAGCTCCTTCAGGAAGTAGTCGCCGTCCAGCACCGACGTCGACGGCTTCCCTGCCGCGGGCACCAGCTTGCCGACCTCGAGCGAGCCGAGGCCGACCCAGCGCTGCCGCAGCCACGGTCCGTCATCACCGTCGGGATCGAGGGTCGACCCGTGCGAGATCGCGGTTGCGAGGAGTGACCCGTTCAGACCGCCGGCGCTGGTCCCCGCGATCACGTCGACGACGATCCGGCGTTGCTCCCCACCGCGGTGGCACAGCTCCTTCCAGCGCGCCGCGAGCACCTCGTCGTACGGCTGTGCGGCCGGCATCCCGGCGCCACCGGAGGCCCGTCTGATCAGGTCCAGCTCGTGCGTGACGCCGCCCATCCAGACGGCCAGACTGACCCCGCCGTTCAACACCAGCGCGATCCGGATCTCATGGTCGGACATTTGGCTCGGTCCCCCCTCACGGCCTTGCCCCAACAGATATCACGGAGGTGACCCGGGGAGACAGCTTTCGCAGCAGAGAGTGAGCGAAGAGCGCTCGAACTGTTGTGGCCGGCTGCACTCAGAGTCATCCTGAGTTCGGGGGTGGGCGAGATGTTTTCAGGGCGGAAGGCGCTGGCCACCGGACTGTTGCTGCTGCTCGCCGGTTGCGGCGGCGGCCCGCAACCGCCGGCCGAATCGACGCCGGCCGACACGATCGCCGAGCCGTCGTTCGAACCGACCGAGCCCGAGTCGACCCAGCCGGTCCAACCCCGGCCGTCCCTCGACCTGGCCTCGGCGCCGATCGGTGGCAACGTCCAGGAGAACGGCATCTTCCGCTGCGCCGAGGTCAACTGGCTCGGCCGGAGCCCGATCCCGGCCGGCACCACCATCGTCACCGGCCCTCCGCACGTCGAGCCCGGCGGTGTCTTCGAACTGGACCAGCGAGGCTGCCCGGCCGACGCACGGCCGTGTCCCGACGTCCAGTGGGTCCGCAGCAACTTCCAGCCCTGCTTCGTCGGCGCTCGCCAGGTCGCCGCCGGCACCGAAGACATCGCACTGATCATGCCGATCCATGCCACCTGCACCACCGAGGCGGACTGCCGGAGCCTCGCCGGTGATCAGCCCGGCAGCCAGATCGGGTTCACTCCAGGCGACCTGCCCTCCGCATCCCCGAGCGGCTGATGGCCGGCGAACGGTCCCAGGCCGAGCGCTGGGTCAGCTTCGCCGCCGGCATCGTCGCACCGGTGACGCTGATCAGCGGCCTGTTGTTCTACTTCGGCTACGTGTCCGCGCGAGCGCAGTACGAGTACTTCGGGATCGATGTCGACACCGTCGGCCTGAGCACGCAGGACTACGTGATGCGCAGCCCACAACCGCTGCTGGTCCCGCTGCTCGCCTTCGCTTTGCTGGCAGTCGCCGCTCTCCTACTGCACAACGTCATCCGCGCCCACTTGGCGGTCGGCCCCCTTCGCCACGCGCGAATCGTGGCGACCGCAGTACTTGTCGTCGGCATCGCCGGCCTGCTTGCGCACCCGCTCATCGGCGACATCGCGTACTACGCGTTGGTGGTGCCGGTGGTGATCGGCCTGGCCGCAGCAGCCCTCGGCTATGTCTCCTTCCTGACGACCAAAGCCCGGCCAGAGCTCGGCAATCAGCACGTGCTGCTCGGTCTGCTCGCCGTGGTCACCATCACCTGCGCCTTCTGGGCAACGGCGACAACGGCGCAGTACTCCGGGCGTGCGCTGGCCAAGTCCGACGCCGAGCACCTCGGACAGTTCCCGGTGGTCATCCTCGACACCAAGGAACGCCTTCAACTCCGATCCCCGGGAATCGAGGAGACCGTACTGCGACCTGGCGCGGGTCAGACCTTCAACTTCCGGTACCGCGGGCTCCGGTTGCTCGTGGTCGGGGAGAATCGGCTGTTCCTCGTGCCGCAGAAGTGGAGTGCGTCGGACACCACGTTCGTCGTACCGCTGGACGGCTCGATCCGGGTGCAGTTCCAGTTCCAGAACGATCCGCCGTAGCCCCTACGCCGAGCCGCGGATGATCAGTTCGGTACTGAAGATCTCCGGGCCGGTCAGATCGGCACCGGCGATCTTGGCCAGCAGAATCTCCGCCAGCCTGGTACCTAGCTGTACGACGGGTTGCCGCACCGTCGTCAGTTTCGGCGTCGTCGTGGTCGCGACGACCGAGTCGTCGAAGCCGACCACCGCCACGTCCTCCGGCACCCGCCGGCCGAGTTGCGAGATCACCCGCAGCGCCGCCGTGGCCATCAAGTCGTTGGCGACGAACAGCCCGTCGAGATCGGGATGCTCGTCGAAGAGCTTCAGCGCCGCCTGCTCACCGCCGTCGGCCGTGAAATCGCCGTACGCGACCGCTTCGGGGATGCCCTGCTCGGCCATCACCTGCTGGTACCCGGTCAGTCGGTCTATCCCAGCCGTCATGTCCAACGGCCCAGCGACCGTGCCGAGTTTGCGACGCCCCTTCGACAGCAGATACTCCACTGCCGTCCGCGCGCCGGCCACGTTGTCCACGTCGACGCTCGCGACCGGCTTCTCCACCCCGAGTGGGCGGGCGCTGAACACGATCGGCAACGGCAACTGGGCCAGCTCCTGCAGCACGTTGTCGCGGCCGTGGTGGCTGACGATGAT
This region includes:
- a CDS encoding NCS1 family nucleobase:cation symporter-1, which produces MASTEQTYHPDGRVELTDPEAIAASPYGNAELAPTRLPERRWTTYNYAALWMGMAHNIPSYLLAAGLVALGMNWLQAFLTITLGNLIVLIPLLLNSHAGTKYGIPFPVFARAFYGVRGANFPALLRAFIACGWFGIQTWIGGQAIFVIVGELAGSSWTGAGAIGGHPWTMWLSFAFFWALQMVLIWRGIEGLRRFENWAAPLVTVAFLALMIAILVKAGGFGPILSQPSKLGWDADFWKIFAPSLMGMIAFWATLSLNMPDFTRFGKGQRAQVVGQIIGLPTTMSFIALVSIITTSGTVIVYGSAIWDPVELTRRFENPVVVTIGLIMAILATMSCNVAANVVSPSYDFANAVPKLLNFRTAGLTTGVIGILIQPWRLISDPSIYIFVWLSFYGGLLASVAGVLIAGYWFIDRTNLYLADLYLPRGRYWYAAGWNWRAVVATLIGSVLAVGGAYSNPGAGPFPADGLIPFLKPLYDYSWVVGLLAGFIAYVALTITSPHRAPTAAHAATP
- a CDS encoding DUF1349 domain-containing protein, coding for MLDVPELPFSITPSPAGVWRRDEPDGPVLADAPAHTDFYINPAGPDSTDAESILNAATLLGTPPAGDFQFSARVGVDFQAQYDAGVLFIWLDQEHWAKFCFEYSPAGEPMVVSVVTREHSDDANAFTVPERSVRLRVSRIDGIYAFHASTDATTWQLIRVFRLDGSVSDHQIGFEAQSPTGDGCTVSFDEIRFTGHRLADLRDGS
- a CDS encoding DUF3097 domain-containing protein; translation: MADRYGNDVLAGDWRKPKNGRTVEVEVAKGMVVEEPSSGFVGAVVRWEHGVVDLEDRHGRIKTYPMGPGFWVDGKPVSLQPPKRPGPAKKTRTASGSVAVSNVRAKVARASRIYVEGRHDAELVERVWGDDLRIEGVVIEYMEGIDDLPAIVNRFQPGPGRRLGVLVDHLVDGSKESKLAAQVTNRHVLVVGHPFIDIWEAVKPSSLGIAAWPKIPHGTDWKHGVLETFGWPATDQADVAAAWKHILSKVKSYADLEPDLLGRVEELIDFVTQD
- a CDS encoding DUF3376 domain-containing protein, producing MSDHEIRIALVLNGGVSLAVWMGGVTHELDLIRRASGGAGMPAAQPYDEVLAARWKELCHRGGEQRRIVVDVIAGTSAGGLNGSLLATAISHGSTLDPDGDDGPWLRQRWVGLGSLEVGKLVPAAGKPSTSVLDGDYFLKELNRLLEGVADAGKASAAEPVTLFVTASGLGIQQFEAKDAAGQRFVVPDHRYLYRFTSERAATYDGTNRSFSVKENNGLKDTKLLARAARASASFPAAFGPVLETPKMGAAPPRLQPGPYQESGAWLVDGGVLDNAPFAPVLDVVARRPVSGRATRYVLYVVPSAGVGSAETRVVDANQPKWSVAALSAVQFPREVDFRSDVEELERLLLEADASWSDSQRLFDRCVGQPTERARLQEAARLLLPAYSRGRAAGGVWEAVTIATHDQSTVLDAATALSEAQIDDILATKHPWVPGPDGSTAPLRLEAGNPCWDWGTGAAERVVRLVLRSLRLQIDSAAKVDRPDLERRLRATSDSLQRVLAVRDKLSAELAKADLDLQPAGGAEAVAVGLTDIFELLQVQRALGDEFAALIQVVGTEVVETALEVEIVSRCTSARTPQQRSAPFQFLRLGPDIPLTLLDELPEGSIANDLKDRILYGTQVGHFGAFGAADWRRWDWLMGRLHCVAHLGAMLGADPDWIRETQRQVLEAEDWKIDKVSERIQRLAKDFPVNAGLGALTTMRNELNTTREGIATTKGLADRMVAVSGGLNPQFGSWVKAVAGRKHQPGSWLLLCARWFAEPARQSAWQRLVKSADLTPARRPLIFQQWLPAALLGAVVLLLVVAGVVDVAAIRIIAALLAGVVLAAGALVAAGSWYIRRQRKRVRQWIEKRMPPISPESRSR
- a CDS encoding LacI family DNA-binding transcriptional regulator gives rise to the protein MSKPSSRQSYDSLSPTLEQVAALAGVSRATVSRVVNGSPKVLPDTVAAVERAIVELGYVPNRAARALVTRRTDSVALVVPEPDSRVFSDPFFAGILRGVSSALAPTSSQLVLLIEPSAGDDQRLLRYLRGGHVDGAIIVSHHGRDNVLQELAQLPLPIVFSARPLGVEKPVASVDVDNVAGARTAVEYLLSKGRRKLGTVAGPLDMTAGIDRLTGYQQVMAEQGIPEAVAYGDFTADGGEQAALKLFDEHPDLDGLFVANDLMATAALRVISQLGRRVPEDVAVVGFDDSVVATTTTPKLTTVRQPVVQLGTRLAEILLAKIAGADLTGPEIFSTELIIRGSA